CCAAAAGTAATCCCATATTCAGTTATGGACTATGGAGTTGCAGCACACACACATGGTTTCAAACCAAAATGCGATTCTGGTTTAATACCAAAAGTGGTTGATATAGGACCAAACACCATAAGAAAAAAATACATGAAGACGAAAACCAAAGTAACTAACAAGAAATAAAATCAGTTTTCCTGCATCCTTGGCGTCCATAATGTGGAAGATTTCTTTGAGGTAATTTATAAATCCAACGTGCTGGTGCCTCTTTCTCTTTCGGAGCTTATCTATTTTCCATACCAAAGTCCAAATGAAGGACCCAACTGCCAAAATGCAGCAAACTCCAAAGAATACTTGAACTTTTATAAAGGTGTGTTTCGGTTCGGTATAAAAATCTGGCAGCGTAGTTGCTAATACCGACAAATAAGCAGAGGCAATACATCCGATTGAAATGCACATCAAGTAAACAAGAGAATATTAAAGATTTTATTGGGTTATGGAAAACTTCCTTGCCCTCCTTGTGGGAGAagggaccatatatatatattattattaataatctctattaaagagaatatcCTTGGTCCGCTAAATATGGTAGAATATAATCTATTACACCCTCTTAGTCTTAGCGGGAGAGGAACAAACACTAAGACTAGTACGAAAACGAAGAAATAATTGTCTAGGAAGACCCTTCGTGAAAATATCAGCGTACTGATTTTCGGATGGAATGTGTAGCACCCGAATGTCCCAAATACGGAcgcgttcacgaacaaaatgaatgTCGATTTCCACATGTTTGGTGCGTTGATGTTGAACCGGATCACCCGACATGTAGACAACACTCACATTGTCACAATAAACGATAGTAGCCCGTCGTAGTGGTATATGTAGCTCAAGAAGTAAATTCCGGAGCCAAGTCGTCTCGGCCACGGCATTAGCCACaccccgatattcagcttcagcactggAGCGGGAGACAGTCGCCTGACGTTTGGAAGACCAAGAAACAAGGTTGTCACCCAAAAAAATGCAGAAACCATAGGTAGATCGTCGTGAATCAGGACagcccgcccaatcagcatcaaaGTATGCATGGATGCCAGAAATGGTGGATACAGATAAAAATAACCCATGGTCGATAGTGCCCTGGAGGTACCGAAGTATACGCCGAAGCGCCTGCATGTGAGGTTCTCTAGGGTCGTGCATGAATAAACATACCTGTTGAACCGCGTAAGATATGTCCGGTCGAGTAAAAGTAAGATACTGTAAAGCCCCAGCCAAACTTCGGTATAGAGTAGGATCCTTAAGAGCTGGTCCAGAGGTAGCGCTAAGCTTGGAGTTGGTGTCGACCGGAGTGGCCACTGGATTGCAGGCAGTCATGGATGCACGAGAAATGATGTCCTTCGTATAGAGTGACTGAGACAAAAACAACCCGGAGGATGACCGAGAAGCAGTGATTCCCAAAAAATGATGTAAGGAGCCAAGGTCAGTCATACAGAACTCTTGTTTCATCATGTCAATAAAACTGGTGAGAAGAACATCAGTAGAGGCAGTGAGTATGATATCATCAATGTACAGTAATAAGTATGTCGTGTCCTGTCCTGACCGATAAATAAATAGAGATGGATCACATACACTACCCTGAAAACCACATTGAGTGATGAAAGTCGCAAACCGCTGAAACCATGCCCGAGGtgcctgtttgagaccataaagagaCCTATGAAGGCGGCAAACATAATTCGGGTGAGTAGGATCAACAAATCCAGGAGGTTGGTGTATATAAACCGTCTCAGTAAGATCCCCATGAAGAAAGGCATTCTTGACGTCCAATTGGTGAATGGGCCAAGATCTGGAGGTAGCAATGGTGAGAATTGTGCGGATAGTTGCGggcttaacaaccggactaaacttctcaaagaaatcaacaccaacttgtTGTGATTTACCGTTAGCGACAAGGCGGGCTTTGTGACGTTCCAAAGTGCCATCTGCATGAAACTTGTGACGGAATAGCCACATGGAGCGAATGATATGAGCACCAAGAGGTCTCGGCACTAGATCCCAAGTGTGAGTTTTCAACATTGCAATATATTCATCTATCATGGCTTTCTTCCATTTTGGGTCCCTAAGAGCATATAGGTGAGATTTGGGGAGGGTGGAGATGTGGTTTCGGGTTTGAACGTGGAGATTGAGCTTGTTGGAGGGACGGAAAATCCCATGAGAGGCCCGAGTGGCAGGGCGAGAGGGAGCAGCAGGAGTGTTgctcggggggggggggggggggagttgtTGTCGGACAGGGAAGGTACTGCTGGGTTTGAGGGGGAGTTAAGGGATGGGATGAGTTGTTGGGCTTGCTGGGCCGGAGCGGGTGAAGACGGTGGAACAGCAGAGTGAGAAGAGCTGGGCTGAGACGCAGAGTTAGGTGAGTTGGGCTGGGTAAGAGAGGGAGAAGAAATGGGCCTGGCAGAAGAGGGGGAAACGCTGGGCTGAGCAGGGGAATCAGAGTTGCTGGGTAATGTATCCGTGTGTGGGAGAGCCGGACAGGTAGAGGGAGAACAGGAGATGGGTGGAGATGGGACAGCGCAAGAAGGTCGCCGTGGACGGCGGTGAGGTGGAGTATAGAGGTGGTGAGATGACGGTTGGGTAGAAGGAGGAGATGGGTAAGCCAGTGGGAGTGGAAAATGAGGAGAAATGGATTGGGTAGATGGTTCGAGGTTGTGAGAGCGATGGTCGAAAGAAGTGCGGAAGGGAAAAACGTTTTCATCAAACGTTACATGGCGAGACAAGATAATTTTGTTAGTGGCTAGGTCAAGGCAACGATAGCCACGATGATGAGGAGAGAAACCAAGGAAAACACATCTAGAGGACCGAGGGGAAAACTTGTGAGGAGTGGTGGGGGACAAATTAGGATAACAAAGGCAACCAAACGTACTAGGTGATCATACGTCGGTTGGCGTTGATAGAGAATTGACACCGGTGAGGCGAAGTGAAGCACGGCGGAAGGGAGGATGTTATGGAGATAGACGGCCATATGGAGTGAATCGGCCCAATATTTGTATGGGATAGAGGCATGGGACATGAGAGTGCGGGTGATGTCGTTAACACGACGAATCATACGCTCCGCTTTCCCATTTTGAGATGAGGTGTGAGGACTGGAGAAACGAAAGACTAAACCAGAGTTCTTAGAAAAATCATGAAAAGAAGAGTTATCAAATTCACGTCCCATATCGGATTGAAAACATTTGATATCTCGCTCAAATTGAGTGTTGACAAAGGACCGAAACTCCAAGAATTTGGAGTGGACCTGAGATTTGAGCTTCAAGGGATACACCCATAGATAATTAGTATAGTCATCCAACAAAATAAGATAATAGCGAAAACCAGTATCAATATGTATAGGACAAgtccataaatcactatgaataATATCAAATGGAGCAGAAGTGAAAGAATTTGAGTCAGAGAAAGGAagacgaacatgtttactaacttgacaagaatgacaaagttTGGTAGACTGTTGTTTATTACATTGAATTAAAGAGTGGGAACGTAAATTATTTAAAATAGCTTGTAGATGTAGTTCGAAGAGAAAAACCCAGGATGAGTATTCATCTTGTTTGATGTCAAGAAGAATAGGAATCAGGGTTTTGATGTTGGTTACGGCAAAGGCCGGATGCAGAGTTTTCTTATCACCTGTCATGGATTTTGTGTTGGAGATTTAAGGGCAAGGAAGTTTTCCATAACCCAATACATTTGATTAAGATAATAACCAAATTTAACGGGCTCAGTACAAGATTTAACTTCAGAATCTTCTTTCCAAACTCCACCAGGTGGGTTCATTGCAGCTTCAAAGGCAATTCCTGCTATCAATGTGGCCACCACCAATAATGCATTAACCCTCTCTTTCTGCCCTTTAAGCTTATCAACCTTTCTAAAAAAAGTATTACTCTTATGCTTCTTACTGTCTCCAACATACTTAAGAAACATGGCTTGTAGCTTATCCGTATTTTTTGGTGTTAAAGCATTCAAGGCGTCATCAAAGTCGGCATCAGTTATTTCACGTTTCAGATTTCTACTTTCCAGTAAGTATTGTACCATCTGCAAACACAATCAAATTAATTAATTGTTTTTAGGATACATGCATTGTACCTCTGTTTATCGGTTTTAAGATACACATTATGTTGAAAGGatatatataaataaacaaaTTTTAAATGTACCTCAATTTTTCCAGTTTCCGCAGCAAGTTGTAGAACTGTTTTGCCATTATAATCTCTAGAGTTGATAATAATACTTGAATCTGAAGCCCTTGCAATATCAAACTTGTCTGCCAATAGGTCGAGGGTCTCAATACTACAATTATTTTTAACACAGAAATGTAGTATTGTCTCACCATTTTGAGCATTCTTTAGGAGAAGTGTTTCGAGTATGGGTCGTCCTTCTTCCGTTAGTACTTCCATGATCTCCACTCGATTGTTCATTACTGCTAGATGTAGAGGTGTTCTTTGATCCTTGTCTTGAACTTTACAAACATCAGATCTGGCCATCAGCAACAATTCCACCATCTCAAGACTTGCTCTTGCTGAAGCAAGGTGAAGGGGAGTCCACCCTCTGTTGTCTTGTTTTGATGCAAGATCAGGTTCCAGatatagaatttttttttgcaaattttatgtcattagacaAAACTGCAATGTGCAATGGAGTTCTCTCGAAAAAACTAAATACTTCATCTAAATTCAAGACGTGAATCTAATTTCTTCAGGCAGTAAACAAGAACTCTCTTTGGCATTCCTAATAGCCTCTTTTTCATTCTGCTTATCTCTAATGAACTAGATTTAAATGTGTAATGATAGACTTGAGTAGAACACCCAGGTACTAGAATAATGTGGCTGTATATATAGTCCAGAATTGCACTAATGTTAATCAAGTCATCTAATTTTTTCCTGTGAGTAAAATCTTAGggaatttattatttttatttgttttaaaaaGTGTAAAAGACCACTTTACTTGTTTTAGAAAAATCTATTTATATTTTCGAATTAAACCGTAAATTAATAATTTGTTTAAAAACTTATAAATGTTTTAGTATTTTGAAACATCAGAGAACATATTGAACGTGCTTATCAGAGAGAATATTTGCCAAAAATGTAATGACAATTCATCGACAGAATAAGCTGTTTCTTCAAATATATATTCATCAGTAGTACTATACGTTGTTTTTTCAAATGTGATGTCTTTGGATTTTAATGCAGCGAGTTATTCTTACTGCTTAGATTCCTCGATTTTCATGTCTATCTGACACTGCTGGTTAGTAGTGAGACCAACTTGGCTAAAAAAACACGGAAAATGGGtcacttgtccaaatatttttaaaacatggttttaatggatgagtaaaaagaattacgggtgaaatggacaaaaaaaaatagcaaggatgaaactggattcatcctgacttaaatttaaaaaataacgaggataaaactggatgcatcctgatataaattaaaaataagaaaaaatatttgaaattgggtaaaatgaaactatttacatcccggttattttaacatttttgtccatttaaatagtatcaaaacctagatgtctttttcacccagaaattattgattttgatctttttaaccaattttgtgaaaaaaaataaTAGCCAAACTAACTAAAAATTAATGTATGCATTTTCACGTGTTCTAGCTAGATGATGAACCAACCCCGCTAGATGATGAACCAACCCCGCGTCGTAAACATAAAATGCAATGCCACTATGCAAGTGCACAGTTTTTTTGGGGCGAATATATGTAGCAAAGTAAGAAAATGCAAGTATTTGCCGCTAAACTGGACACCACCGCAATTGTTTCATATGACAGGCCACGTCCTTCTACTCTTTCTTTTAGACGTAGGTGCAGAAAGTCATTACAATAGACAAAACCTATCTATTCGAAATTCCTTTTTATAACATGCATCTT
This Papaver somniferum cultivar HN1 unplaced genomic scaffold, ASM357369v1 unplaced-scaffold_84, whole genome shotgun sequence DNA region includes the following protein-coding sequences:
- the LOC113345899 gene encoding uncharacterized protein LOC113345899, with amino-acid sequence MVELLLMARSDVCKVQDKDQRTPLHLAVMNNRVEIMEVLTEEGRPILETLLLKNAQNGETILHFCVKNNCSIETLDLLADKFDIARASDSSIIINSRDYNGKTVLQLAAETGKIEMVQYLLESRNLKREITDADFDDALNALTPKNTDKLQAMFLKYVGDSKKHKSNTFFRKVDKLKGQKERVNALLVVATLIAGIAFEAAMNPPGGVWKEDSEVKSCTEPVKFGYYLNQMYWVMENFLALKSPTQNP